The following coding sequences are from one Acidobacteriota bacterium window:
- the glmM gene encoding phosphoglucosamine mutase, which yields MNLFGTDGIRGRAGEFPLDDATLSAIGRAVGEHLCDRLGRGAKIITGRDTRESGEHIEQVFSAAAAGSGAECRSAGVITTPGVAFLTAEGGFDVGVVISASHNPYEDNGIKLFLPSGKKLNAQDERELEARIHELRKDSATQPNPSFDLTLYPDSHAKYLEHLKENSPGLRLDGLKITLDCANGAASTLAPELFRELGAEVVAIACDPDGRNINKDCGSLHLEGLQAAVTKDKADIGIAFDGDADRCLFVDAGGNVVDGDATLWILANDMLRSGELKSGKVIATVMSNMGLEIAFREAGIEMVRTKVGDKYVLDEILRSGAEFGGEQSGHIIVREVGLVGDGMMTALLVLKAMKATGKSLAELTAGFTKLPQILVNQRVKEKVPFETIPAIKAAADEAERRLEGQGRLLLRYSGTENLARVMIEGRDQNVIEEMAHSIAAVIKDAIG from the coding sequence GACGGGCCGGGGAGTTTCCGCTGGATGATGCTACGCTCTCGGCAATCGGTCGTGCGGTCGGCGAGCACTTATGCGACCGCCTCGGCCGCGGGGCAAAGATAATAACGGGCCGCGACACGCGCGAATCGGGCGAGCATATTGAGCAGGTCTTCTCGGCCGCCGCTGCGGGGTCGGGCGCCGAGTGCCGGTCGGCGGGTGTGATAACAACACCTGGCGTCGCTTTTCTCACGGCCGAGGGCGGATTTGACGTCGGCGTCGTGATCAGCGCGTCGCATAACCCTTACGAAGACAACGGCATCAAGCTATTCCTGCCCTCGGGCAAGAAACTAAACGCGCAGGATGAACGGGAACTTGAGGCTCGGATACACGAACTGCGAAAGGATTCGGCGACTCAGCCGAATCCTTCGTTTGATCTGACTTTGTATCCTGATTCGCACGCGAAATATCTCGAGCATCTGAAAGAAAACTCGCCGGGACTTCGCCTCGATGGGCTGAAGATCACGCTTGATTGTGCGAATGGGGCGGCAAGCACGCTTGCTCCCGAGCTCTTTCGCGAGCTTGGTGCCGAGGTTGTAGCGATCGCCTGTGACCCGGACGGACGAAATATCAACAAAGATTGCGGCTCGCTGCATCTCGAAGGCTTGCAGGCGGCAGTGACAAAAGACAAGGCTGATATCGGCATCGCCTTTGATGGCGACGCGGACAGGTGTTTGTTCGTCGATGCAGGTGGGAATGTGGTCGATGGCGATGCAACGCTTTGGATATTGGCCAACGACATGCTGCGTTCCGGCGAGCTCAAAAGCGGCAAGGTCATTGCGACCGTGATGAGCAACATGGGGCTCGAGATCGCATTTCGCGAAGCGGGCATCGAGATGGTGCGGACGAAGGTCGGCGACAAATATGTGCTCGATGAGATCCTGCGGTCCGGTGCCGAGTTCGGCGGCGAGCAATCCGGCCACATTATTGTCCGCGAGGTCGGCTTGGTCGGCGATGGGATGATGACGGCGTTGCTCGTCCTCAAAGCAATGAAGGCAACAGGGAAATCGCTCGCCGAACTCACGGCCGGTTTTACAAAGTTGCCGCAGATTCTGGTTAATCAAAGGGTCAAGGAAAAGGTTCCATTCGAGACAATTCCAGCGATAAAAGCGGCGGCCGACGAAGCTGAACGCAGGCTCGAAGGGCAGGGAAGGCTGTTGCTGCGATATTCCGGAACGGAGAACCTCGCCCGGGTGATGATCGAGGGCCGCGACCAAAATGTGATAGAGGAAATGGCACACAGCATTGCTGCGGTTATCAAAGATGCGATCGGCTGA